Proteins encoded together in one Vibrio lentus window:
- a CDS encoding DsbA family protein yields MKKHLISTLILGSLMSTSAFAELSTEQTQQLEEINQFLKENPSTISGLHTSLEQYVAGQAQAKKAQAESHDWLYNNDAHPITSNPDGKSVIVNFTDYNCPFCKRLEKGLVKLASENSDIKIINVYLSFKQQQVDGLDTNAALYAMKVWKDNPAAFPEVNRLLMAKSGSHTKSSLQAVAKKTGTEAQLDTTDEQKNTLMTNHQTFSALGLTGTPTMMMNDQVLPGYVPYDRLKDIVDDAF; encoded by the coding sequence ATGAAAAAACATCTGATTAGCACACTGATTTTAGGCTCACTAATGAGCACAAGTGCCTTCGCTGAGTTAAGCACAGAACAAACCCAGCAACTCGAAGAAATTAACCAGTTCCTGAAGGAGAATCCTTCTACGATTTCAGGGCTGCATACAAGTTTAGAGCAGTATGTCGCTGGTCAAGCGCAAGCAAAGAAAGCTCAAGCAGAGAGTCACGACTGGTTGTATAACAATGACGCTCACCCAATCACGAGCAACCCTGACGGAAAATCAGTCATCGTTAACTTCACTGACTACAACTGCCCTTTCTGTAAACGCTTAGAGAAAGGCTTAGTGAAATTAGCTTCTGAAAATAGTGATATCAAAATCATCAATGTGTACTTGTCATTTAAGCAGCAACAAGTAGATGGCCTTGATACCAATGCAGCTCTATACGCGATGAAAGTATGGAAGGATAACCCAGCAGCCTTCCCTGAAGTCAACAGACTGCTGATGGCAAAAAGTGGTAGCCATACAAAATCTTCACTACAAGCTGTGGCGAAGAAAACGGGAACAGAAGCCCAGTTGGACACTACAGATGAACAAAAGAACACGCTAATGACCAACCATCAAACCTTTAGCGCTCTGGGTTTAACAGGAACGCCAACGATGATGATGAATGATCAGGTGCTACCGGGCTATGTACCTTACGATCGACTAAAAGATATTGTGGATGATGCTTTTTAA
- a CDS encoding protein disulfide oxidoreductase, translating into MKTPNNEQKPSSAEDNAVKAETKKPSRLKKWGKELVSMILIVGVVSFAMDFYHSRSMPQGDAIPIVGQSIQGEDIDVIELSKSGKPVIVYFWATWCSACKLVSPTVNSFSDSHQVVSVALSSGPDERVQRFLGAKEYDFPVINDLSGSISRSWGVNVTPSIVIIKDGKISSIATGVTSPIGLWLRTYFA; encoded by the coding sequence ATGAAGACGCCCAACAACGAACAAAAGCCTAGCTCTGCTGAAGATAACGCTGTAAAGGCTGAAACCAAAAAGCCAAGCCGTCTTAAGAAGTGGGGAAAGGAACTCGTTTCAATGATACTGATCGTTGGCGTGGTTTCGTTTGCCATGGATTTTTACCACAGCAGAAGCATGCCTCAAGGAGACGCGATTCCAATCGTGGGTCAGTCGATCCAAGGTGAGGATATTGATGTTATCGAGCTAAGCAAAAGCGGTAAGCCCGTTATTGTCTATTTTTGGGCGACTTGGTGTAGCGCGTGCAAATTGGTGAGCCCGACGGTTAATAGCTTCAGCGACTCCCATCAAGTAGTTTCTGTCGCACTTTCATCTGGCCCTGACGAACGTGTTCAGCGCTTCTTAGGCGCCAAAGAGTATGACTTCCCTGTTATCAATGATCTCTCTGGATCGATCAGCAGAAGTTGGGGAGTCAATGTCACGCCAAGTATTGTCATCATCAAAGATGGAAAGATTAGCAGTATCGCAACCGGCGTTACTTCCCCTATTGGCCTGTGGTTAAGAACCTACTTTGCATAA